A part of Capsicum annuum cultivar UCD-10X-F1 chromosome 6, UCD10Xv1.1, whole genome shotgun sequence genomic DNA contains:
- the LOC107852778 gene encoding uncharacterized protein LOC107852778 codes for MAKLRNLSINIPLLEAIQEIPRYAKLIKNLISKKKLIEEDTIEVTHGCNAMIDNKVAEKKDDHGAFTIPFTIWMHEFEKSLCDLGASIKLIYFVIYKKLGLDTPTPTSMRFLMSDQSIKRPVGILFDVLVKVDKFFLPADFVVLDCEIDHEVPIILGHPFSATERTIVDLELGEIKFRVQENKVSFKTCKSKNQTSELQVVSMVDVENKKVIEEGSKDLL; via the coding sequence ATGGCCAAACTTCGTAACCTATCAATAAATATCCCATTGCTTGAGGCGATCCAAGAGATCCCGAGATATGCTAAGttgattaaaaatttgatatccaAGAAGAAACTTATTGAAGAAGACACTATTGAGGTCACTCATGGATGTAACGCTATGATAGATAACAAGGTTGCAGAAAAGAAAGATGACcatggagcattcactattcctttcACAATTTGGATGCATGAATTTGAAAAATCTCtgtgtgaccttggtgcaagcatcaaattaatatattttgtCATATACAAGAAACTTGGTTTGGATACCCCGACGCCGACCTCTATGCGGTTCTTGATGTCGGACCAGTCTATAAAAAGGCCGGTGGGTATATTGTTTGATGTCCTTGTAAAAGTGGACAAGTTCTTTCTCCCAGCAGATTTTGTGGTATTGGACTGTGAAATAGACCATGAGGTGCCTATCATTCTTGGTCATCCTTTCTCGGCCACCGAGAGAACCATTGTCGATCTAGAGCTGGGGGAGATAAAATTTAGAGTGCAAGAAAATAAGGTCTCTTTCAAAACTTGCAAATCAAAGAATCAAACCTCGGAGTTGCAAGTAGTATCCATGGTGGATGTGGAAAATAAGAAGGTGATTGAGGAAGGGTCCAAAgacctactttga